The Sedimentisphaera salicampi genome includes a region encoding these proteins:
- the pilM gene encoding type IV pilus assembly protein PilM produces MASGSEYVWALDVGSRALRALHLRLDGETVEVLESELIEHRHLLSAPEVGEEQKEQYAAETIKKFASKHDLRGEEVAISVPGQTSFARFVKLPPVDKKQLTKLVRHEAAQQIPFDIHEVEWDYELMSEEDSPDTSIGIFAIKNELVESILSHYTEAGIRVNYVQMAPMAIYNYAAYEFPDVLKNPGKAIVLLDIGTDNTNLVVCSGNSVWQRCIPMGGNDFTEAVSDAFKIDFEKAEKLKRNSQSSKYAKQIFQAMRRTYTELSEEIQRSLGYYSDAHKVDFVRVIGLGGGFKLQGLAKYLQQSLGIKMFMPTEFKKVRLSSGVSAASFHQNILDNSVAYGIGLQALGKAPINANLLPTNVARTMAWKQKSVYMYAAAFIFLIACIAAFGKSMADKIAYSANQDTRREVRAVIDRAQDAISKLEQQKQKDEKLEEKISKYMDYFDNRDIIPSVVQGIGFCMPNAENNPEQSELYEAFQNGNIEKVKQTPRSERKQIFVSSLVIDYTDSIKTTAFSETRKQTDRGGTDRTASPFGGGGGFDPFGGGGGGFDPFGGGGGTMGGMQTGAEGEQRTDEEETEEDGPGFVVVVEGYSPYSEIGKIMDPVGVGDNKDKWGFVTRLENFKEVFERYDIELYQKESSNHFEYETGPVSPESSEMPVGIGIEKTVERLDPEESKAKAGQEILEEETVLIDPVTGEEMSKVVKTDQSGVIQFDDYGEKEYVIRDHWFKLKFKFLWKDAPEADSETEVSE; encoded by the coding sequence AATACGTATGGGCTTTAGATGTGGGCAGTCGAGCCTTGAGAGCACTGCATCTCAGGTTAGACGGCGAAACCGTTGAAGTTCTTGAATCAGAACTCATCGAACACAGGCATCTGCTCAGCGCTCCTGAAGTGGGCGAAGAGCAAAAGGAGCAGTACGCAGCAGAAACTATAAAGAAATTCGCCTCCAAGCACGATCTGCGTGGCGAAGAGGTGGCAATATCAGTGCCTGGGCAGACAAGCTTTGCAAGGTTCGTAAAGCTTCCGCCTGTAGATAAAAAGCAGCTTACAAAGCTTGTGCGGCACGAGGCTGCTCAGCAGATTCCCTTCGACATCCATGAGGTTGAGTGGGATTATGAGCTTATGAGCGAGGAGGATTCTCCGGATACCTCCATTGGAATTTTTGCAATCAAGAATGAGCTTGTTGAGTCTATTCTTTCTCATTACACTGAGGCCGGAATTCGTGTTAATTATGTTCAGATGGCTCCTATGGCTATCTACAACTATGCCGCCTATGAATTCCCCGATGTGCTCAAGAATCCCGGCAAGGCAATAGTTCTGCTTGATATCGGAACAGACAATACAAACCTCGTAGTATGTTCCGGAAATTCGGTATGGCAAAGGTGCATACCAATGGGCGGCAACGATTTTACAGAAGCCGTATCAGACGCTTTCAAGATTGATTTCGAGAAGGCAGAAAAGCTCAAAAGGAATTCACAGTCGAGCAAGTATGCAAAACAGATATTCCAGGCGATGCGGCGAACCTACACAGAGCTCTCAGAAGAGATACAAAGGTCTCTGGGATATTATTCTGATGCCCATAAAGTGGATTTTGTGCGTGTTATAGGCCTCGGCGGGGGCTTTAAGCTTCAGGGGCTTGCAAAGTATCTCCAGCAGAGCCTCGGGATTAAGATGTTTATGCCTACCGAATTCAAGAAGGTAAGGCTCAGCTCAGGGGTTTCAGCAGCAAGCTTCCATCAGAATATATTAGATAACAGCGTGGCTTACGGCATCGGTCTTCAGGCCTTGGGCAAGGCCCCGATAAATGCAAATCTTCTGCCAACCAACGTAGCCAGAACTATGGCCTGGAAGCAGAAATCTGTTTATATGTACGCAGCGGCTTTCATATTCCTCATAGCCTGTATAGCAGCATTCGGAAAGAGCATGGCAGACAAAATTGCCTACAGCGCAAATCAGGACACAAGAAGAGAGGTTAGAGCTGTAATAGACAGGGCTCAGGATGCCATTAGCAAACTCGAACAGCAGAAGCAGAAGGACGAAAAGCTTGAAGAGAAGATCAGCAAGTATATGGATTACTTCGACAACAGGGATATTATACCCTCTGTTGTGCAGGGGATAGGCTTTTGTATGCCGAATGCCGAGAACAACCCCGAACAGTCCGAACTCTATGAGGCCTTCCAGAACGGTAATATTGAAAAAGTTAAACAGACTCCCCGCTCTGAAAGAAAGCAGATCTTCGTATCAAGTCTCGTTATTGATTATACAGACAGCATTAAAACCACCGCCTTTTCTGAAACAAGAAAGCAGACCGATAGAGGCGGGACAGACAGAACTGCAAGCCCGTTCGGCGGAGGCGGAGGCTTCGATCCGTTTGGCGGAGGCGGAGGCGGTTTTGATCCGTTCGGCGGAGGCGGAGGAACCATGGGCGGTATGCAGACCGGCGCAGAGGGCGAGCAAAGAACCGACGAAGAGGAAACAGAAGAAGACGGCCCCGGATTTGTGGTTGTGGTTGAAGGGTATTCGCCTTACAGCGAGATAGGCAAGATTATGGACCCTGTCGGCGTGGGCGATAACAAGGATAAATGGGGATTTGTTACACGTCTTGAGAATTTCAAGGAAGTTTTCGAAAGGTACGACATAGAGCTGTACCAGAAAGAATCCTCGAATCACTTTGAATATGAAACAGGCCCGGTTTCCCCCGAAAGCAGTGAGATGCCTGTAGGAATCGGGATTGAAAAAACTGTTGAAAGATTAGACCCTGAAGAAAGCAAGGCAAAGGCCGGCCAAGAGATACTTGAAGAAGAAACAGTTCTCATTGACCCGGTTACAGGGGAAGAGATGAGCAAGGTGGTAAAGACAGACCAGAGCGGTGTTATCCAATTCGATGACTACGGCGAGAAAGAGTATGTTATAAGAGACCACTGGTTCAAACTCAAGTTCAAGTTCCTTTGGAAGGATGCCCCCGAAGCCGACTCTGAAACAGAGGTTTCTGAATAA